A portion of the Meleagris gallopavo isolate NT-WF06-2002-E0010 breed Aviagen turkey brand Nicholas breeding stock chromosome 16, Turkey_5.1, whole genome shotgun sequence genome contains these proteins:
- the LOC104913369 gene encoding ubiquitin carboxyl-terminal hydrolase 7-like isoform X2, with translation MFGGVGLFWVLFGKAAVLQKWIDASTGFYYSNLAGDADDPPRITQNPVINGNVAMADGHNNTEEDMEDDTSWRSEATFQFTVERFNRLSESVLSPPCFVRNLPWKIMVMPRLYPDRPHQKSVGFFLQCNAESDSTSWSCHAQAVLKIINYKDDEKSFSRRISHLFFHKENDWGFSNFMAWSEVTDPEKGFIEEDKVTFEVYVQADAPHGVAWDSKKHTGYVGLKNQGATCYMNSLLQTLFFTNQLRKAVYMMPTEGDDSSKSVPLALQRVFYELQHSDKPVGTKKLTKSFGWETLDSFMQHDVQELCRVLLDNVENKMKGTCVEGTIPKLFRGKMVSYIQCKHVDYRSERIEDYYDIQLSIKGKKNIFESFIDYVAVEQLDGDNKYDAGEHGLQEAEKGVKFLTLPPVLHLQLMRFMYDPQTDQNIKINDRFEFPEQLPLDEFLQKTDPKDPANYILHAVLVHSGDNHGGHYVVYLNPKGDGKWCKFDDDVVSRCTKEEAIEHNYGGHDDDLSVRHCTNAYMLVYIRESKLSEVLQPVTDHDIPQQLVERLQEEKRIEAQKRKERQEAHLYMQVQVSFGNKSSCSCLPIKMQNIEHPGSKTNLDFQFWNKLGSNVFTEIKISVLLSMFICAVSTNETLLYWEIKACYRHFCFL, from the exons atgtttgggggggttggtttgttttgggtGCTTTTTGGAAAGGCAGCAGTACTACAGAAATGGATCGATGCTTCCACAGGTTTTTATTACAGCAACCTAG CTGGAGATGCAGATGATCCTCCAAGAATTACTCAAAATCCTGTCATTAATGGGAATGTAGCAATGGCTGATGGACACAACAACACCGAAGAAGACATGGAGGATG ATACAAGTTGGCGATCGGAGGCAACCTTTCAGTTCACAGTCGAACGCTTCAACAGATTGAGTGAATCAGTTCTCAGCCCTCCCTGCTTTGTACGGAATTTGCCATGGAAGATCATGGTCATGCCACGACTCTACCCGGACAGACCTCACCAAAAAAGCGTAGGATTCTTCCTCCAGTGCAATGCAGAATCTGATTCCAC GTCATGGTCTTGTCATGCACAAGCAGTTCTCAAGATAATAAActacaaagatgatgaaaaatcATTCAGTCGTCGTATTAGTCACTTGTTCTTTCATAAGGAAAATGATTGGGGCTTTTCCAACTTTATGGCCTGGAGT GAAGTTACTGATCCTGAAAAGGGCTTTATAGAAGAGGATAAAGTTACTTTTGAAGTCTATGTTCAAGCAGATGCTCCCCATGGAGTGGC GTGGGATTCAAAGAAGCACACAGGATATGTTGGCTTAAAGAACCAGGGAGCAACTTGTTACATGAACAGTTTGTTACAGactttatttttcacaaatCAACTACGAAAG GCTGTGTACATGATGCCCACTGAAGGAGATGATTCATCCAAAAGTGTTCCTTTAGCATTGCAAAGAGTGTTTTATGAGCTGCAACATAGTGACAAACCAGTTGGAActaaaaaattaacaaaatctTTTGG GTGGGAAACTTTAGACAGCTTCATGCAACACGATGTCCAGGAGCTATGTCGAGTG ctgcttgataatgtggaaaataaaatgaaaggcaCATGTGTAGAAGGCACTATTCCGAAGTTGTTCAGAGGAAAGATGGTG TCTTATATCCAATGCAAACATGTAGACTATCGATCTGAACGAATAGAAGATTATTATGATATCCAGCTAAGtataaagggaaagaaaaata TTTTTGAGTCCTTCATTGACTATGTTGCAGTGGAGCAGTTGGATGGTGATAACAAGTATGATGCAGGAGAGCATGGCTTGCag GAGGCAGAGAAAGGTGTGAAGTTCCTAACATTGCCACCAGTACTACATCTACAGCTCATGAGATTTATGTATGATCCGCAGACTGATCAAAACATCAAGATAAATGATAG GTTTGAGTTTCCTGAACAGTTGCCACTAGATGAATTTTTGCAAAAAACAGATCCTAAAGATCCTGCAAATTACATTCTTCACGCAGTTCTAGTACACAGTGGAGATAACCATGGTGGACATTATGTTGTTTACTTAAATCCAAAGGGTGATGGAAAA TGGTGTAAATTTGATGATGACGTTGTATCAAGATGTACAAAGGAAGAAGCAATTGAACACAACTATGGAGGCCACGACGACGACTTGTCTGTACGGCACTGCACCAACGCGTACATGTTGGTTTACATCAGGGAATCAAAATTAA GTGAAGTCTTGCAGCCTGTCACGGACCACGATATTCCTCAACAACTTGTGGAAAGGctacaagaagagaaaagaatagaggctcagaagaggaaggagaggcaGGAAGCTCACCTCTACATGCAAGTGCAGGTCAGCTTTGGAAACAAATCAAGTTGCAGCTGCCTTCCCattaaaatgcagaatattGAGCATCCAGGCAGCAAGACAAACCTTGATTTTCAGTTTTGGAATAAGCTTGGAAGTAATGTTTTCACTGAGATAAAAATTTCAGTGCTTCTAAGTATGTTTATATGTGCAGTCAGTACTAATGAAACACTGCTGTACTGGGAAATCAAAGCGTGTTACAggcatttctgctttctctag
- the LOC104913369 gene encoding ubiquitin carboxyl-terminal hydrolase 7-like isoform X1: MKLQWLWFQNAWFTEGEEDCSVSCSSQHPVSSLQLLQAPWSHHRRAGDADDPPRITQNPVINGNVAMADGHNNTEEDMEDDTSWRSEATFQFTVERFNRLSESVLSPPCFVRNLPWKIMVMPRLYPDRPHQKSVGFFLQCNAESDSTSWSCHAQAVLKIINYKDDEKSFSRRISHLFFHKENDWGFSNFMAWSEVTDPEKGFIEEDKVTFEVYVQADAPHGVAWDSKKHTGYVGLKNQGATCYMNSLLQTLFFTNQLRKAVYMMPTEGDDSSKSVPLALQRVFYELQHSDKPVGTKKLTKSFGWETLDSFMQHDVQELCRVLLDNVENKMKGTCVEGTIPKLFRGKMVSYIQCKHVDYRSERIEDYYDIQLSIKGKKNIFESFIDYVAVEQLDGDNKYDAGEHGLQEAEKGVKFLTLPPVLHLQLMRFMYDPQTDQNIKINDRFEFPEQLPLDEFLQKTDPKDPANYILHAVLVHSGDNHGGHYVVYLNPKGDGKWCKFDDDVVSRCTKEEAIEHNYGGHDDDLSVRHCTNAYMLVYIRESKLSEVLQPVTDHDIPQQLVERLQEEKRIEAQKRKERQEAHLYMQVQVSFGNKSSCSCLPIKMQNIEHPGSKTNLDFQFWNKLGSNVFTEIKISVLLSMFICAVSTNETLLYWEIKACYRHFCFL, translated from the exons ATGAAATTACAGTGGCTTTGGTTCCAGAATGCCTGGTTCACAGAGGGGGAGGAAGACTGTTCTGTTagctgctcctcccagcaccCTGTGTCcagccttcagctgctgcaggcaccATGGTCACATCATCGCAGAG CTGGAGATGCAGATGATCCTCCAAGAATTACTCAAAATCCTGTCATTAATGGGAATGTAGCAATGGCTGATGGACACAACAACACCGAAGAAGACATGGAGGATG ATACAAGTTGGCGATCGGAGGCAACCTTTCAGTTCACAGTCGAACGCTTCAACAGATTGAGTGAATCAGTTCTCAGCCCTCCCTGCTTTGTACGGAATTTGCCATGGAAGATCATGGTCATGCCACGACTCTACCCGGACAGACCTCACCAAAAAAGCGTAGGATTCTTCCTCCAGTGCAATGCAGAATCTGATTCCAC GTCATGGTCTTGTCATGCACAAGCAGTTCTCAAGATAATAAActacaaagatgatgaaaaatcATTCAGTCGTCGTATTAGTCACTTGTTCTTTCATAAGGAAAATGATTGGGGCTTTTCCAACTTTATGGCCTGGAGT GAAGTTACTGATCCTGAAAAGGGCTTTATAGAAGAGGATAAAGTTACTTTTGAAGTCTATGTTCAAGCAGATGCTCCCCATGGAGTGGC GTGGGATTCAAAGAAGCACACAGGATATGTTGGCTTAAAGAACCAGGGAGCAACTTGTTACATGAACAGTTTGTTACAGactttatttttcacaaatCAACTACGAAAG GCTGTGTACATGATGCCCACTGAAGGAGATGATTCATCCAAAAGTGTTCCTTTAGCATTGCAAAGAGTGTTTTATGAGCTGCAACATAGTGACAAACCAGTTGGAActaaaaaattaacaaaatctTTTGG GTGGGAAACTTTAGACAGCTTCATGCAACACGATGTCCAGGAGCTATGTCGAGTG ctgcttgataatgtggaaaataaaatgaaaggcaCATGTGTAGAAGGCACTATTCCGAAGTTGTTCAGAGGAAAGATGGTG TCTTATATCCAATGCAAACATGTAGACTATCGATCTGAACGAATAGAAGATTATTATGATATCCAGCTAAGtataaagggaaagaaaaata TTTTTGAGTCCTTCATTGACTATGTTGCAGTGGAGCAGTTGGATGGTGATAACAAGTATGATGCAGGAGAGCATGGCTTGCag GAGGCAGAGAAAGGTGTGAAGTTCCTAACATTGCCACCAGTACTACATCTACAGCTCATGAGATTTATGTATGATCCGCAGACTGATCAAAACATCAAGATAAATGATAG GTTTGAGTTTCCTGAACAGTTGCCACTAGATGAATTTTTGCAAAAAACAGATCCTAAAGATCCTGCAAATTACATTCTTCACGCAGTTCTAGTACACAGTGGAGATAACCATGGTGGACATTATGTTGTTTACTTAAATCCAAAGGGTGATGGAAAA TGGTGTAAATTTGATGATGACGTTGTATCAAGATGTACAAAGGAAGAAGCAATTGAACACAACTATGGAGGCCACGACGACGACTTGTCTGTACGGCACTGCACCAACGCGTACATGTTGGTTTACATCAGGGAATCAAAATTAA GTGAAGTCTTGCAGCCTGTCACGGACCACGATATTCCTCAACAACTTGTGGAAAGGctacaagaagagaaaagaatagaggctcagaagaggaaggagaggcaGGAAGCTCACCTCTACATGCAAGTGCAGGTCAGCTTTGGAAACAAATCAAGTTGCAGCTGCCTTCCCattaaaatgcagaatattGAGCATCCAGGCAGCAAGACAAACCTTGATTTTCAGTTTTGGAATAAGCTTGGAAGTAATGTTTTCACTGAGATAAAAATTTCAGTGCTTCTAAGTATGTTTATATGTGCAGTCAGTACTAATGAAACACTGCTGTACTGGGAAATCAAAGCGTGTTACAggcatttctgctttctctag